The Leptodactylus fuscus isolate aLepFus1 chromosome 5, aLepFus1.hap2, whole genome shotgun sequence genome segment TGTCATCGCTGGGGCCAAATCTAAGATCTATGGTGAACCCTGGGTGCATGATGCCATAGATGAGTCCCAGTTGCCGTAAAGAAGGAGACACAGAGCGCCAAATGCCGTGGGAAGGCCTATAACAGGTAAcccaatgttttattttatttttgtcaccatcCCTAAAGAGATCCAAGAGTAGAATAATTTcccttctggttctatccaaacaagttgaGGCTGAACCGAACCAGGGGTTTACTTTGTCCGAACACTGGACGAAACAAATCTTCTGGGGTCCATAACCAATGACACGTTAAAAAATATTGGTCCAGGTTTATTAATAGTTAGATGATGCCTTTGGCATATTCTTAGGCCATCTAGTCTAAGTTTGTACCACCTTGTAGTTGGCTTACTATGAGCCAACATTTTACAACACAGTTTTGGTTCATTTTTGGCCTATCTAAGTCACGTCCCTCACGTCTATCAAGTTGTAGACCAAATTAGATGTCACGAGATGCTCCAAAGATAACCCAGATTAAGGCAACGATGTACCAAAGATGTGCCAAGTCTACACTGGTGTCTCATTGTAACCACAATTGTATCCAGGCCTTTGTTCTGAGACTTCAGACTATTATACATAAAAATAATGCAGTGTTAGATAGTTTGGATCCAAAAAGGCAAAACTATTGTAGATAAAATGCCCTTGTTAGGTAGCCATGAGCCTGAAGAAGGAGCCTCTGTGCTCTGAAAGCTTGAAAACGTATTTTGTTCCGGTTAGCCAATAAACCCACCTACctacaatatattattttttccatttctttcctGTAATGCATATGatacatgtatacacatatatgtatacatatatgtgtatacatgtatCATATACATTACAGGAAAGAaatatgtgtatacatatatatatatatatatatatatatatatatatatatatatatatataattcatgtATGTAGAAAACATATAATACACTTGATACATACAAATACCAACGAATAGTGACTTAATACATGTTTTTGATTGTTTCATGAAAGGGTGATATGTGGCCATAAGGACCAATGTCACTGGTCTTCAGAAGATTCCTCTTTTTCTCCTAATGGTTGATTAACTGGTGATTCATTTTtcattattaatgggttaataattattTCACGAAATTCTCTttcatatatagttatatagttacatggtagatgaggttggatgaagacattagtccatcaagtccaacctataaccctacaatccctacagtgttgatccaggggccACACCAACCGTATCATTATGCATTGGGGCAAACTGAAATTGTTTCCATCACAAGCACACAATTGTCCAGATTAGAATTCTTCATACATTTATGACTTCAGGTTGGGTTATATGTATTTTGCTTCCATTGGTTAAGGATTTGTAGGTGGATGTCTAGTTGTTCGCTAGAGACATTTTATAATGTATACTCTATTATTTAACCCCAAATGGATTTTCCACACTGATGACCAATCCAGGTCTTTGCTATGTGATCTGTGGAGCTCTGACATCCAGACTCCACTTACAATAACTGTTCCAGCACCCCAAGCGCCAAAAACGTCTAGTGGAGCAGGAGCTCGTATAGTCTGGATATAGTTCCAGATATAGTTCCCTGGATCCACCAGAGTGGTACAGTATAGAGTTATACTGACTGCACTCATAATCTCCATTGCGGCAGATTATGGCACCTGGAGGCTGCCAGTTAAGCTACTGCATGTTGGGTCCAGATTTCGGACACCCACAAATCAAATGCTGAACAGGTTCGGACAACCCCTTCCTGATTTTGTAATAACTTAAAGGGATACGCTAAATGTTTTATTTGTGTCTTTGTGTGGTCACTATTTGGGGATAGGTGAATATTTTCCTTTTGGGCTTGTTATTTACAAATCATTTTATCTTGTTAAGTTGCTTTCAAGAGTACTAGCTCTGAAACTGGAGATCGGTTAATAGTAGATACATTGGGGATGTGTTTAGCATTAACTTAGCTCTGATCTTTCTTTGTAATGACTCCAATGAACCCAAATTCTAATTTGATTACACACTAACTAAACTAACTAAATACTTGACAGTCTACAATAAACAGCACAATGGCTAGGCGGCCACAGAGATACATttatgatacacagtatataactttATGGTGGAATAAATCTTTATTACATTGTAGTCAGCTAGGTGATACTTAGTGCAAAGTAAGGAAGTTAAGTCTTCAAACACTATAATACCTTTCGTTGACAGGTTTCATCTTTTCCATCCATTTTGAAAGACCCGATTGACCATTTTCTGCATGGCTCTCCTGATCTCTTTGTTCCTCAGGCTGTAGATAATGGGATTCATCAGTGGAGTCCCTACTGTGTACAACAGGGATCTGTACTTGTTGATATTGGCCGAGCCCTCATCGGTTGAGGCCatgtatactgttattagggtaccataatatatacagacagtggTCAGGTGGGAGCTACAAGTAGAGAAGGCTTTTCTTTTACCATAAGCCGAAGAAATTTTTAGGAtggcaaagaaaataaaaaagtaggTTGTAATGATAAAAGcaaatgggaaaaaaatcatgaatatggaaataaaaaaatctaGTATCATCAAAACGGAAGTGTCTGAAGTGGCCAATTCCACTATGGGACCAAAgtcacagaagaagtggtcaatGGAATCCAAGCCACAGAAGTTAAATTGGATGACAACAAAAACCTCACTTGATATTAAGACAGTGACTAAAAACCATGACCCAACAACAAGCTGGAGACAAAGATTTGGGCCCATCAGTGAAGAATAACGTAATGGATGGCAAATGGCCAAAAATCGATTATAGGACATGACGGCAATGAGGAAACATTGAACAAATCCAAATATACCAAAGACATGTaactgtattatacagccccaaAAGGGTAAAACACCCTCCTCAACAAATATTATGTCCAACATCACGGGGACAATGCTGGTGGTGAGTAAGACATCGGCTGTGGATAAATGCTTCAGAAAGTAGAACATTGGGGTCTTCAGGTGGTCAATAGTGGTCACTAATAGGATGATCAGAAGGTTTCCGGCCAGTATAAATATGTAAGTCAAGAGGAACACAATGAATAGAAGAGGTTTGTATTTTTGTAGACCTCGGAATCCAAGAAGACGTATCTGAGTGACTTGTGTCTGGTTCTCCTCACACATCTTTAATATCTTGATGAAAATCCAGAAATTGTTTCTTCTACAAATTGGGAACATTTAAACAGAAATGTATCtaaaatgacctgaaaataaaataaaaataatattaggTGATGCGGTAAATTCTACTCACTAATGATTCCCCTTTAGAAATGCTCAAGAGGATTAGGCTGAGATGAAACATACAAACATTGTGGCATTCTCTATGTAAATGGTAAAGCTCACAGATGTTGAGGTTTTTATAGTGTTAGGTAAACAAGGACAATTCTCAAAGGATCCGGAAATAATGATCACAGTCAAGTAAAGGAAGTAAACAGATGAGACTGGAGGGTTACAGTAATTGATAGATTGTGCATTGGGAAcagtctatactgtatatgatgatcAGACTGAATAATAAGATGGATGTGTCCCTGTAGTATATTTTCCCTCTCTTTACTTTTACTTTTGACTCAACACTAAAATAAGTGGTATAAACTTAAAGCTGGTCATCCCAGTATCTATAGGATATGCAGAGGTAGCTTTCACTACTGAGCCCCGGAGTCTGAGGGACTCAAAGTCCTCTCTACAACAAaacagacaccagtattatagatagtacaTTGTAAGTGGCAGCCCATTACAAAGTTTGCACTGAGGCCCCGGAGCCCCAATCATCAGTGTGAAGGATACCGCCTTACCAAGCCATTTGCACACCACTTCCTTGCTTTCCACTCGCACCTGCAAGTGTGTCTGGGTCTTATAGAATAATACGAAACAAGCTTTCTAAATTTTAGATTTATTAACCTTGAATGGATCAGTACTAGGCACTTagtatatacagaaatatatatcagtGGAGGGCAAGCAAATACGGTTGCagcataatacaatacataaaagaaAATGGAGATAAAGATAGAAAGGAAACAATACCAAAATAATCTCTGAAGCCTATCTGCTAGACTTCAGGGCACATGCTTAGTCAGTAAGAGATCCTCCATCTTATCATATGGCTTCCAGTAGTAGAACGTCTTTTGTCCACCCCTCCAGAGGAAGCTAGTCAAAGACCATGTGGCTGCTCACATGGTGTTCATGACAATGAGACAGAATTCTCCATCTTGAAACCAATTAACTATGCAAAGTCATAATTACTCATCAGATGACCATAGTGTCAGGTAAGGGGTATACTGGGGATGATGGCAAGACCCCCATtgtgtagacaccaaggatgacactacaaacccctttgggtaatgagttcagtgtctggacctttccctTGCTCTCAACAGCACAATGTTGGGAGTGGTAACGTGCATCTTCACCTTCTGCATCTGAGGAATTTATCCGGGTGACAGTAGCATATTTTCCTGGGAAATATTGTCCTAAAGCCATATCTCCTTTGAAGTTTGACTTGCTTGAACTCTAGCAGGTTCCCCTCTGCTGTGATAACGAGATTAGAATTTAGGTGTAAACAAAAGCGCCTCTCTGGGAAACAAAGGGTTTGATTAAATCAGAAATATTCCTGTGATCAAGGGTTAATATGATCATGTGATATTACATAGAATAAAAATACATGACTGATGGTCTCTTCATCCCAATCAGATTACACCCTTGATCTCATGCCTCCATCTTTCTCCATCTTAAGCAGAGAAGAAAGGTAACCATGGTCATATTTGTACTTCTGGAGAGAAATACAACACACCATCTAATTCTAGGCTGTTTGTAGGCTATGTTGAAAGTGGAGAGTTTTTAGATTTATCTCTGGCAACTCTTGTAACTAAATAAGCATTCCAAATTGTTACATTATATGTAAAGATATATGACATAACTGTTAGGACAGGACGGGGCCTCCACTGAGGTTCCGGTTTTCCCCTGGTGCTGGAGCCAGCACTTCCGGGTCAGGGGGATCACCggcgggcctgaggctatttaggtcTAATTCTGGCCCTGGACTATTAGCTGAGCTCAGcgaatggccagctctgcttcatctctgatgtaccagtgctggccgatgtagcagcgtccgatgtagcagtccgttgcagcagagctgaatgtgcagcatgttcagctgaacctgctacacactcagctttgctgcatcagactgctacatcggacactgctacactgctacatcggccagcacttagggttgagtcgatcttgaaatttcaggatgattttaaaatatgatttccgatcatttggagattggattttaaaaacgatcctattcactacacagcatgtagtccaaaaaaatttcaatttttggaccccacccTGTGTAGTGATTGACCCCCtcactggtgtccgcttacctgcagcagttcttcttggtccgggcGTCTGTCCTTTACATGTCTTCAGAGTGCCATGCGCCCTGCCCCtgcctcccgagactagtattatagagaaggtggggcttaggagagtgtgggtgggtactgggaggcgcccacactctccaggtacatcaagccctgcctactccctgcatctctacaatactagcatctctacaatactagtctagggatgcgggggcagggcgctctgaagacatgtgaaggatagAGCacctccacagtccaggtactggagaggggctgccagcattgcctctcgtcagtagcagcaggataCATgcacgaggacgtggacgtgcatacccagctgtatatccatcccacagtccagctactggagaggagctgccagctgtgtccctcgtcagtagcagcagggggcgaggacatggacgtgcatacccagctgggtgtgtagtccacagtccaggtactggagaggggctgccagcattgcctcttgtcagtagcagcaggggatgtggaCGTGCATACacagctgggtgtctagtccacagtccagctactgtagaGGGGATGCTACCAATGTCCTTCGTCATTATGaacaggggacatgggcgaggatgtggatacccagctgtatatccactccacagtccaggtactggagaggggctgccagcagcagcaggggacatgggtgtggacatggatatccagctgggtgtccactccagagcccaggtactggagagattcagacagcaaacaatttactcttcctcctcatcctcctcatcctcctcctacaactacaaccccagcccctaattctgcatgtgaatttttttttttaaatacaatataatatatatatatatatatatatatatatatatatatatatatatatatatatatacactcaccggccactttattaggtacacctgtccaactgctcgttaatagagatgagcgaacagtgttctatcgaactcatgttcgatcggatattaggctgttcggcatgttcgaatcgaatcgaacaccgcgtggtaaagtgcgccattactcgattcccctcccaccttccctggcgccttttttgctccaataacagcgcagggtaggtgggacaggaactacgacaccggtgacgttgaaaaaagtaggaaaaacccattggctgccgaaaacatgtgacctctaatttaaaagaacagcgacgcccaggttcgcgtcattctgagcttgcaattcaccgaggacggaggtttccgtccagctagctagggcttagattctgggtaggcagggacaggctaggataggaaggagaagacaaccacaacagctcttataagagctaaattccagggagaagcttgtcagtgtaacgtggcactgacgggctcaatcgccgcaacccagctttcccaggatcctgaatggaatacactgtcagtgtattcccgtatacccgatatatacccccgatacccgttccaacggtgtgcccccccaccttcaccccagaaataccctgcaagtcccctagcaatagaattggggctatatacacccactatttttgctactgccatataatgccattgtctgactgggaattcaaagaatatattgggcttacatataacttcaattccagggagaagcttgtcagtgtaacgtggcactgacgggctcaatcgccgcaacccagctttcccaggatcctgaatggaacacactgacagtgtattcccgtataccccatatatacaccccaaatccccgttccaacggtgtgcccccccaccttcacctcagaaataccctgcaagtcccctagcaatagaattggggctatatacacccacaatttttactactggtatatagtgccattgtctgactgggaattcaaagaatatatgggggttacgtgcacccacaatttttgctactgctatacagttccattgtctcactgggaattcaaagaatatattggggttatgtgcacccacaatttttgctattggtatatagtgccattgtctgactgggaattcaaagaatatatgggggttatgtgcacccactatttttaatactggtatacagtgccattgtctgactgggaattcaaagaatatatgggggttacgtgcacccacaatttttgctactgctatacagtgccattgtctcactgggaattcaaagaatatatgggggttatgtgcacccacaatttttactactggtatatagtgccattgtctgactgggaattcaaagaatatatgggggttatgtgcacccacaatttttactactggtatatagtgccattgtctgactgggaattcaaagaatatatgggggttatgtgcacccacaatttttactactggtatatagtgccattgtctgactgggaattcaaagaatatatgggggttatgtgcacccacaatttttactactggtatatagtgccattgtctgactgggaattcaaagaatatatgggggttacgtgcacccacaatttttgctactgctatacagtgccattgtctcactgggaattcaaagaatatattggggttatgtgcacccacaatttttactactggtatatagtgccattgtctgactgggaattcaaagaatatatgggggttatgtgcacccacaatttttactactggtatatagtgccattgtctgactgggaattcaaagaatatatgggggttatgtgcacccacaatttttaatactggtatacagtgccattgtctgactgggaattcaaagaatatattggggttacgtgcacccacaatttttactactggtatacagtgccattgtctgactgggaattcaaagaatatatgggggttacgtgcacccacaatttttgctactgctatacagttccattgtctcactgggaattcaaagaatatattggggttatgtgcacccacaatttttactactggtatatagtgccattgtctgactgggaattcaaagaatatattggggttatgtgcacccactatttttaatactggtatacagtgccattgtctgactgggaattcaaagaatatatgggggttatgtgcacccacaatttttactactggtatacagtgccattgtctgactgggaattcaaagaatatatgggggttatgtgcacccacaatttttactactggtatatagtgccattgtctgactgggaattcaaagaatatatgggggttatgtgcacccacaatttttactactggtatatagtgccattgtctgactgggaattcaaagaatatatgggggttatgtgcacccacaatttttaatactggtatacagtgccattgtctgactgggaattcaaagaatatattggggttacgtgcacccacaatttttactactggtatacagtgccattgtctgactgggaattcaaagaatatatgggggttacgtgcacccacaatttttgctactgctatacagttccattgtctcactgggaattcaaagaatatatgggggttatgtgcacccacaatttttactactagtatatagtgccattgtctgactgggaattcaaagaatatatgggggttacgtgcacccacaatttttgctactgctatacagtgccattgtctgactgggaattcaaagaatatattggggttatgtgcacccacaatttttactactggtatacagtgccattgtctgactgggaattcaaagaatatatgggggttatgtgcacccacaatttttactactggtatacagtgccattgtctgactgggaattcaaagaatatatgggggttatgtgcacccacaatttttactactggtatacagtgccattgtctgactgggaattcaaagaatat includes the following:
- the LOC142202455 gene encoding olfactory receptor 5G9-like, yielding MCEENQTQVTQIRLLGFRGLQKYKPLLFIVFLLTYIFILAGNLLIILLVTTIDHLKTPMFYFLKHLSTADVLLTTSIVPVMLDIIFVEEGVLPFWGCIIQLHVFGIFGFVQCFLIAVMSYNRFLAICHPLRYSSLMGPNLCLQLVVGSWFLVTVLISSEVFVVIQFNFCGLDSIDHFFCDFGPIVELATSDTSVLMILDFFISIFMIFFPFAFIITTYFFIFFAILKISSAYGKRKAFSTCSSHLTTVCIYYGTLITVYMASTDEGSANINKYRSLLYTVGTPLMNPIIYSLRNKEIRRAMQKMVNRVFQNGWKR